One Aegilops tauschii subsp. strangulata cultivar AL8/78 chromosome 7, Aet v6.0, whole genome shotgun sequence genomic window carries:
- the LOC109740466 gene encoding peroxidase 4-like, translating into MASSKGSWAALALLLLVALASTAVNGDHKLSAGYYDKTCPNVQRVVRRVMAYKVAGEPAIAPAILRLFFHDCFVNGCDASVLLDGTYFSESEKDALPNASLRGFEVIDEIKSVLEHNCPATVSCADVLALASRDAVTMLGGPAWSMPLGRMDSRTADRDGAENLPSPRDNYTSLVSTFRERGLDARDMTALSGAHTVGMANCHNYRGRIYGTDGDTNIDPSFAETRRQTCPDGDNEGGMAPFDEQTPMTFDNAYYKDLIARRGLLSSDQALYGSGGRQDDLVEMYSRDGKRFAKDFAKAMVKMGNIRPSKGTTLEVRLNCKMVN; encoded by the exons ATGGCGTCCTCCAAGGGCTCCTGGGCCGCACTTGCATTGCTCCTCCTTGTTGCTCTCGCGTCCACGGCCGTCAATGGCGACCACAAGCTCTCCGCCGGGTACTACGACAAGACGTGCCCCAACGTGCAGCGCGTCGTGCGGCGGGTCATGGCGTACAAGGTCGCCGGCGAGCCCGCCATCGCACCCGCCATCCTCCGCCTCTTCTTCCACGACTGCTTCGTCAAC GGATGCGATGCCTCCGTTCTCCTGGACGGCACGTACTTCTCCGAGAGCGAGAAGGACGCGCTGCCGAACGCTTCCCTCCGAGGCTTCGAGGTGATCGACGAGATCAAGTCCGTGCTGGAGCACAACTGCCCGGCCACCGTCTCCTGCGCCGACGTACTCGCCCTGGCGTCCCGGGACGCCGTCACCATGCTCGGAGGGCCCGCCTGGAGCATGCCCCTCGGCCGCATGGACTCTCGCACCGCCGACAGGGACGGCGCCGAGAACCTCCCCAGCCCACGCGACAACTACACCTCGCTCGTCTCGACGTTCAGGGAGCGCGGCCTCGACGCCCGCGACATGACCGCGCTCTCCGGCGCGCACACTGTAGGGATGGCCAACTGCCATAACTACAGGGGCCGCATCTACGGCACCGACGGCGACACCAACATCGATCCCTCCTTCGCGGAGACTAGGCGGCAGACGTGCCCCGACGGTGACAATGAGGGTGGCATGGCGCCATTTGACGAGCAGACGCCGATGACATTCGACAACGCCTACTACAAGGATCTGATCGCGCGGCGTGGCCTCCTCAGCTCCGACCAAGCTCTCTACGGCTCGGGTGGGCGGCAGGACGATCTTGTGGAGATGTATAGCAGGGACGGTAAGAGGTTCGCGAAGGACTTCGCGAAGGCCATGGTAAAGATGGGGAACATACGCCCGTCCAAGGGGACCACGCTGGAGGTCAGGCTCAATTGCAAGATGGTCAACTAG